A single region of the Pseudomonas mandelii genome encodes:
- a CDS encoding MurR/RpiR family transcriptional regulator, which yields MSRTDQPATTESTPDSDLASPPINAERLLQLITNEYESLPRQLKRIASYMSQQSDRIMVDRISDIARECEVHPSAIVRFSQRFGFSGFSEMQALFREAYTHKTTPVQNYQQRIRSMIANKSQKASGGDLARECIDATLSGIERLGLELDDQAFDKAVDLVVNADNIYVVGVRRSFAVADYLVYNLQHTNKRIHLVSGLGGSYREQMRSVRANDLVIAISFTPYGKETQHCLRIAQHNQAKTLIITDSNLSPLAKRANTVLLVNEGSSFAFRSLSATLCLCQALFIAVAYRLELKVDEIHEQVGFED from the coding sequence ATGTCCCGCACCGATCAGCCGGCTACGACCGAGAGCACGCCCGACAGCGATCTCGCCAGCCCCCCGATCAATGCCGAGCGTCTGTTGCAGCTGATCACCAACGAATACGAAAGCCTGCCGCGCCAGCTCAAACGCATCGCCAGCTACATGAGCCAGCAAAGCGACCGGATCATGGTCGACCGCATCAGCGACATCGCCCGCGAGTGCGAAGTGCACCCGTCGGCCATCGTGCGGTTCTCCCAGCGCTTCGGGTTCAGCGGTTTCAGCGAAATGCAGGCCCTGTTCCGCGAGGCGTACACGCACAAGACCACGCCGGTGCAGAACTACCAGCAGCGCATTCGCAGCATGATCGCCAACAAATCGCAGAAAGCCAGCGGCGGCGACCTCGCACGCGAGTGCATCGACGCGACCCTGTCGGGCATCGAACGGCTGGGGCTGGAACTCGATGACCAGGCCTTCGACAAAGCCGTGGACCTGGTGGTCAACGCCGACAACATCTACGTGGTCGGCGTGCGCCGCTCGTTCGCGGTGGCCGATTACCTGGTTTACAACCTGCAACACACCAACAAGCGCATCCACCTGGTCTCCGGCCTTGGCGGCAGCTACCGCGAGCAGATGCGCAGCGTGCGCGCCAATGACCTGGTCATCGCCATCAGCTTCACGCCCTACGGCAAGGAAACCCAGCACTGCCTGCGCATCGCCCAGCACAACCAGGCGAAAACCCTGATCATCACCGACAGCAACCTCTCGCCCCTGGCCAAACGCGCCAACACCGTGCTGCTGGTCAACGAAGGCAGCTCGTTCGCCTTCCGCTCGTTGAGCGCGACGTTGTGCCTGTGCCAGGCGCTGTTCATCGCCGTGGCCTATCGACTGGAATTGAAGGTCGACGAGATACACGAGCAAGTCGGTTTCGAAGATTAA
- a CDS encoding alkene reductase: MSSLFDSYDLADQVLPNRLVMAPMTRARVEGTVPSEDMATYYAQRAGAGLIISESAQVSPQGRGYLYTPGIHSAAQIEGWKRVTDAVHQAGGRMFLQLWHVGRVSHSSLLDGRLPVAPVAMPASQTLVHAYDSDGKPAQVAVSAPVALDAEGIRQVIADFRLASANAMSAGFDGVEIHAGNGYLFEQFINGGFNTREDRFGGAPIANRLRLLLETVDAVSAQIGSAKVGVRVSPFAHLADLHPFDGEEATWLALAGALSQRQIAYLHASHLGTPYFQKDFRAAYDGTLMVSGGFTLETAQQAIEEGLSDLVVFGRPFIANPDLVNRLRHGWPLAEAGREAYYGGGAHGYIDYPAYSSPVAESA, encoded by the coding sequence ATGTCATCACTTTTCGACTCTTATGACCTCGCGGATCAGGTGCTGCCCAATCGCCTCGTCATGGCGCCGATGACCCGCGCTCGCGTCGAGGGCACCGTGCCGTCTGAAGACATGGCGACCTACTACGCCCAGCGCGCCGGAGCCGGCCTTATCATCAGTGAAAGCGCGCAGGTTTCTCCGCAGGGACGTGGCTACCTGTATACCCCGGGGATCCACAGCGCAGCGCAAATTGAAGGCTGGAAGCGCGTGACTGATGCGGTTCATCAAGCCGGGGGACGCATGTTCCTTCAGCTCTGGCATGTGGGGCGCGTCTCGCACTCTTCGCTGTTGGACGGACGCTTGCCTGTCGCGCCTGTGGCCATGCCCGCCAGTCAAACGTTGGTGCATGCTTACGACAGCGACGGCAAGCCTGCGCAAGTTGCGGTGAGTGCGCCCGTGGCGTTGGATGCCGAGGGGATTCGGCAGGTCATTGCAGACTTTCGCCTGGCCTCGGCCAATGCCATGTCGGCAGGTTTTGACGGCGTCGAAATTCACGCCGGCAACGGCTATCTGTTTGAACAGTTCATCAACGGCGGCTTCAACACACGTGAAGACCGTTTCGGTGGTGCGCCGATTGCGAATCGCCTGCGATTGCTGCTTGAGACGGTCGATGCGGTGAGTGCGCAGATCGGCAGTGCGAAGGTGGGTGTGCGCGTGTCGCCTTTTGCCCACTTGGCGGACCTGCACCCGTTCGATGGCGAAGAGGCCACTTGGCTCGCTCTGGCCGGAGCATTGTCGCAACGCCAGATTGCCTACTTGCATGCGAGCCATCTTGGCACGCCGTACTTTCAAAAAGACTTCCGCGCCGCTTACGACGGCACCTTGATGGTGTCGGGCGGGTTCACCCTTGAAACCGCACAGCAGGCCATCGAAGAAGGATTAAGCGACCTGGTGGTGTTTGGCCGGCCGTTTATAGCCAACCCCGATCTGGTCAATCGCTTGCGCCATGGCTGGCCACTGGCCGAAGCGGGAAGGGAGGCTTACTACGGCGGGGGAGCGCATGGCTACATCGATTATCCCGCGTACTCGTCGCCAGTCGCAGAAAGTGCCTAG
- a CDS encoding glutathione S-transferase produces MKLIGMLDSPYVRRVAISARHLGIDLEHESVSVFRHFEHFQQINPVVKAPTLVLDDGEVLIDSTLIIDYLEALAGPGKSLMPGDLTQRLRAWRLIGLGLAACEKSVQLYYERNLRPAEIQYQPWVERVEGQLAAAYSALERELEKQPLANGALIEQDGITLAVAWSFTNLVTPDQVDASRFPRIAEFTAQAEKLEAFISTPIT; encoded by the coding sequence ATGAAACTGATCGGCATGCTGGATTCGCCCTACGTGCGGCGCGTGGCCATTTCTGCCAGACACCTGGGCATCGACCTGGAGCACGAGTCGGTTTCGGTGTTCCGCCACTTCGAGCACTTCCAGCAGATCAACCCCGTGGTCAAGGCGCCGACCCTGGTGCTGGACGACGGCGAAGTGTTGATCGACTCGACCCTGATCATTGACTACCTCGAAGCCCTCGCCGGCCCTGGCAAAAGCCTGATGCCCGGCGACCTCACGCAACGACTGCGCGCATGGCGCCTGATCGGGCTCGGGTTGGCGGCGTGCGAAAAGTCCGTGCAGCTTTACTACGAACGCAACCTGCGCCCCGCCGAAATTCAATACCAGCCTTGGGTCGAGCGCGTCGAAGGGCAACTCGCCGCAGCCTATTCAGCGCTTGAACGCGAGCTGGAAAAACAGCCACTGGCAAACGGCGCCTTGATCGAACAAGACGGCATCACCCTCGCCGTCGCCTGGAGCTTCACCAACCTGGTGACACCGGACCAAGTCGACGCCTCACGCTTCCCGCGCATCGCCGAATTCACCGCGCAGGCGGAAAAGCTTGAGGCCTTCATCAGTACCCCGATAACCTGA
- a CDS encoding LysR family transcriptional regulator — MEANRLGDIAAFVCAVKAGSFTAAAASLGLTRSAVGKSIVRLESRMGARLLNRTTRKLSLTDEGQVAYERWRQILEDLDEVDATMALRRGRPTGTFKLTAPLSFGQRHILPILDAYLKQWPELRADVWFTDRFVDLIEEGIDIAIRIGMPKDDSQLFTRTVAWQQFATCASPAYLAQRGVPQTPADLVGHDTIALFSGERPTVWRYQTPAGLHLYEQPGRLNIDSSEATREAALAGIGLIHLPTYITGNDLRDGTLVEVLKPYRAPPDPIRVVYTSKRHLSPRVRRFIDLLIERWETGVPWER; from the coding sequence ATGGAAGCCAACCGATTGGGTGACATCGCTGCATTTGTCTGCGCCGTAAAGGCTGGAAGCTTTACCGCTGCGGCGGCTTCTCTTGGCCTGACCCGGTCGGCGGTGGGGAAAAGTATAGTTCGCCTGGAAAGCCGGATGGGCGCACGGCTTCTCAATCGCACGACGCGCAAACTGAGCCTGACGGACGAGGGGCAGGTCGCCTATGAGCGCTGGCGTCAGATTCTCGAAGACCTGGATGAAGTGGACGCGACCATGGCCTTGCGTCGTGGGCGGCCCACCGGGACCTTTAAGCTCACGGCACCGCTGTCCTTTGGTCAGCGCCACATTCTGCCGATTCTGGATGCTTATCTGAAGCAGTGGCCTGAACTGCGGGCGGATGTCTGGTTTACCGATCGCTTTGTTGATCTGATCGAGGAGGGCATCGACATCGCCATACGAATTGGCATGCCCAAAGATGACTCCCAATTATTTACCCGTACCGTGGCGTGGCAGCAATTCGCGACGTGTGCATCGCCTGCTTATCTGGCCCAACGCGGCGTGCCGCAAACGCCCGCTGACCTTGTCGGGCATGACACCATCGCGTTGTTCAGTGGCGAGCGGCCGACCGTCTGGCGTTACCAGACACCTGCCGGCCTTCATCTCTACGAACAGCCGGGGCGACTGAACATCGACAGTTCAGAAGCCACGCGAGAAGCGGCGCTGGCAGGCATCGGCCTGATTCATCTGCCGACCTACATTACGGGTAACGACCTGCGCGATGGCACGTTAGTGGAAGTGTTGAAACCCTATCGCGCACCTCCTGATCCCATCAGAGTCGTCTACACCAGCAAGCGTCACCTGTCCCCCCGCGTTCGCAGGTTTATTGACCTGTTGATCGAGCGTTGGGAAACAGGCGTGCCGTGGGAAAGATAG
- a CDS encoding LLM class oxidoreductase translates to MTTATHFSPPAQPATLPTAHPSLERHPGFQRLFKPQALTIGLILPLETHPGRPAPTMRDHVEMAQRAEALGFGALWMRDIPFYDPDYGDVAQIFEPLVYIGYLAAATRSIVLGTTGIVLPTRDPMYLAKQATSLDQLSEGRLVLGLSSGDRYSDYPMLGIDYESRGDRYRDAFSVFRTLIEQSFPRFRSERFGGSHGNLDLVPKAPYGRVPSIAVGQAQQSVEWLAQHLDGYLAGVQSPERLAALGESWHAAVQEAENRNAFKPLGLGGYFDLSDNPDQPFQRIQGGFRAGRNGLRNYLEHAQSAGVSHIALNPKVSRQPYGEILDELGEYVLPYFPSHA, encoded by the coding sequence ATGACTACTGCCACACACTTCTCGCCGCCAGCTCAACCTGCGACTTTACCGACCGCCCATCCTTCGCTTGAGCGCCATCCGGGGTTTCAACGCTTGTTTAAACCGCAGGCGCTCACGATTGGCCTGATTTTGCCCCTCGAAACCCACCCGGGCAGACCGGCGCCGACCATGCGTGATCACGTGGAGATGGCGCAACGCGCCGAAGCGCTTGGCTTTGGTGCCTTATGGATGCGCGACATACCTTTCTACGACCCGGATTATGGTGATGTGGCGCAGATCTTTGAGCCGCTGGTCTACATCGGTTACCTGGCCGCCGCCACCCGCAGCATTGTCCTGGGCACCACGGGTATTGTGCTGCCGACCCGTGATCCGATGTATCTGGCCAAGCAAGCGACATCCCTCGATCAACTCAGTGAAGGTCGACTGGTGTTGGGGCTGTCCTCGGGTGATCGATACAGTGATTACCCGATGCTGGGCATCGATTATGAATCCCGTGGCGATCGTTACCGTGATGCCTTTTCGGTGTTTCGAACCCTGATCGAGCAGAGCTTTCCGCGTTTCCGCTCCGAGCGATTCGGTGGCTCACACGGAAACCTGGACCTGGTGCCGAAAGCGCCGTATGGCCGCGTCCCGTCAATTGCTGTCGGCCAGGCGCAACAGAGCGTTGAATGGTTGGCTCAGCACCTTGATGGCTATCTTGCTGGCGTCCAAAGCCCGGAGCGGTTGGCAGCGTTGGGCGAGAGCTGGCACGCCGCCGTGCAGGAGGCGGAGAACCGCAACGCTTTCAAACCATTGGGCCTGGGCGGCTATTTCGACCTCAGCGACAACCCGGATCAGCCATTCCAGCGCATCCAGGGTGGCTTCCGGGCAGGGCGCAACGGCCTGCGCAATTACCTGGAGCACGCGCAATCTGCCGGTGTTTCGCATATCGCGCTCAACCCCAAGGTCAGCCGTCAACCCTATGGCGAAATCCTCGACGAACTCGGCGAGTACGTTCTGCCGTACTTCCCGTCACATGCCTGA
- a CDS encoding bifunctional 5-dehydro-2-deoxygluconokinase/5-dehydro-2-deoxyphosphogluconate aldolase, protein MGQTRFASGRQLDLICLGRLGVDLYAQQVGARLEDVSSFAKYLGGSSANIAFGTARLGLKSAMLSRVGDDHMGRFLLESLAREGCDVSGVKVDPERLTAMVLLGLKDRETFPLVFYRENCADMALRAEDISEAFIASSKALLITGTHFSTDGVYKASIQALDYAEKHNVKRVLDIDYRPVLWGLAGKADGETRFVADQNVSQHVQKILPRFDLIVGTEEEFLIAGGSEDLLTALRNVRRLSDATLVVKLGPQGCTVIHGVIPVRLEDGAIYPGVRVEVLNVLGAGDAFMSGFLSGWLEDASDERCCQLANACGGLVVSRHACAPAMPTRAELDYLFNSPVPITRPDQDEVLQRLHQVSVPRKQWKQLFIFAFDHRGQLVELAHKGGRDLNAICELKQLFIKAVERVETDLREQGIEADVGLLADQRFGQDSLNAATGRGWWVARPVEVQGSRPLAFEHGRSIGSNLIAWPQEQIIKCLVQFHPDDEPLLRLEQEAQIKGLYQASQVSGHELLLEIIPPKDHPSTHPDVLYRALKRLYNLGIYPAWWKIEAQSAEEWKQLDELIQERDPYCRGVVLLGLNAPAAALAEGFQQASQSQTCRGFAVGRTIFQEPSRAWLAGEIDDEALIAQVQGTFVELIDAWRTARA, encoded by the coding sequence ATGGGCCAGACTCGTTTTGCCAGTGGGCGTCAATTGGATCTGATTTGCCTGGGGCGCCTTGGCGTCGACCTCTATGCGCAGCAAGTCGGGGCGCGGCTGGAAGATGTTTCAAGCTTCGCCAAATACCTTGGGGGATCGTCCGCCAACATCGCGTTCGGCACCGCTCGACTGGGCCTGAAATCGGCGATGTTGAGCCGGGTAGGGGACGACCACATGGGGCGGTTCCTCCTGGAATCCCTGGCGCGTGAAGGCTGTGACGTCAGCGGCGTCAAGGTCGATCCGGAACGCCTGACCGCCATGGTCCTGCTCGGTCTCAAGGACCGCGAAACCTTTCCTTTAGTCTTCTACCGCGAAAACTGCGCCGACATGGCGCTGCGGGCCGAGGACATCAGCGAAGCCTTTATTGCCTCCAGCAAAGCCCTGCTGATCACCGGCACCCATTTCTCCACCGACGGCGTCTATAAGGCGAGCATCCAGGCGCTGGATTACGCCGAGAAGCACAACGTCAAACGGGTGCTCGATATCGATTATCGCCCGGTGCTGTGGGGGCTGGCGGGTAAGGCAGACGGGGAAACCCGGTTTGTTGCCGATCAGAACGTCAGCCAGCATGTGCAGAAAATCCTGCCGCGTTTTGACCTGATTGTCGGCACTGAAGAAGAGTTTTTGATTGCGGGCGGTTCCGAGGATTTGCTCACGGCGTTGCGCAATGTTCGGCGTTTGAGCGACGCGACGCTGGTGGTCAAGCTCGGGCCGCAGGGTTGCACGGTGATTCACGGGGTGATTCCGGTGCGGCTTGAAGACGGGGCGATTTACCCCGGCGTTCGGGTGGAAGTGCTCAACGTGTTGGGGGCCGGCGATGCATTCATGTCGGGTTTCCTCAGCGGTTGGCTGGAGGATGCCAGCGACGAACGCTGCTGCCAGTTGGCCAATGCTTGCGGCGGTCTGGTGGTGTCGCGCCATGCCTGCGCCCCGGCGATGCCGACCCGTGCCGAACTCGATTACCTGTTCAACAGCCCGGTGCCGATCACCCGGCCGGATCAGGACGAAGTGCTGCAGCGTCTGCATCAGGTCAGCGTGCCGCGCAAACAGTGGAAGCAGCTGTTCATTTTTGCCTTTGATCACCGTGGGCAACTGGTGGAGCTGGCGCACAAGGGCGGTCGCGACCTCAACGCCATCTGCGAACTCAAGCAACTCTTTATCAAAGCCGTGGAGCGGGTCGAAACGGATTTGCGCGAGCAAGGGATCGAGGCGGATGTCGGCTTGCTGGCCGATCAGCGTTTCGGCCAGGACTCGCTGAACGCCGCCACCGGTCGAGGCTGGTGGGTGGCGCGGCCGGTGGAAGTGCAGGGCTCGCGGCCGTTGGCCTTCGAACATGGGCGCTCGATCGGCAGCAACCTGATTGCCTGGCCGCAAGAGCAGATCATCAAGTGCCTGGTGCAATTTCATCCTGATGATGAGCCGTTGTTGCGCCTGGAACAGGAAGCGCAGATCAAGGGGTTGTATCAGGCGTCCCAGGTCAGCGGTCATGAACTGCTGCTGGAAATCATCCCGCCCAAGGATCATCCGTCGACCCATCCGGACGTGCTGTATCGCGCGCTGAAACGCCTCTACAACCTGGGGATTTACCCGGCGTGGTGGAAGATCGAAGCGCAGAGTGCCGAGGAGTGGAAGCAGCTTGATGAGTTGATTCAGGAGCGAGATCCGTATTGCCGGGGCGTGGTGTTGCTGGGGCTGAATGCGCCGGCGGCGGCACTGGCCGAAGGGTTTCAGCAAGCGAGCCAGAGCCAGACCTGTCGCGGGTTCGCGGTCGGGAGGACGATCTTCCAGGAACCGAGCCG
- a CDS encoding DNA alkylation repair protein, producing the protein MTAAEQPAPALKEIFNAERLKHIATEMTAVYPAFNAKAFLEMANDGLADLSIMQRMARVSECLHAVLPLDYDESLEVLRALAPRLNSGFVSISLPHYVAMYGTHDFEQSMDALKYFTAFGSAEFAIRYFLRSDLQRSLALMQAWSRDENEHVRRLASEGSRPRLPWSFRLEQIQSDPTLAAAILDNLKADDSLYVRKSVANHLNDITKDHPEWVLDLIEGWSLENKHTAWIAKHALRSLIKQGNQRALAIIGASGKAEVEIVGVKVEPAVIRLGEKITLSFAVKSTVAESQRLVIDYAIDYVKANGSTSAKVFKLKALTLLGKATERVSRGQQIKELTTRKHYVGKHAVHIMVNGERLATTAFEILA; encoded by the coding sequence ATGACCGCCGCCGAACAACCAGCCCCGGCCCTGAAGGAAATCTTCAACGCCGAACGCCTCAAACACATCGCAACCGAAATGACGGCGGTCTACCCGGCCTTCAACGCCAAAGCCTTCCTGGAAATGGCCAACGACGGCCTCGCCGACCTGTCGATCATGCAACGCATGGCCCGCGTCAGCGAATGCCTGCACGCCGTACTCCCGCTGGATTACGACGAATCCCTCGAAGTGCTACGCGCCCTCGCCCCCCGCCTCAACAGCGGCTTCGTCAGCATCTCGCTGCCGCACTACGTGGCGATGTATGGCACGCATGACTTCGAGCAATCGATGGACGCGCTCAAATACTTCACCGCGTTTGGCTCTGCAGAATTTGCGATCCGGTATTTTCTGCGCAGCGATCTGCAACGGTCGTTGGCGCTGATGCAGGCATGGTCTCGGGATGAGAACGAGCATGTGCGGCGCCTGGCCAGCGAAGGCAGTCGACCGCGTTTGCCGTGGTCGTTTCGGTTGGAGCAGATACAGAGCGATCCGACATTGGCGGCTGCGATTCTCGACAACCTCAAGGCGGATGACAGCCTTTACGTGCGCAAGTCGGTGGCCAATCACCTGAATGACATCACCAAGGACCATCCGGAGTGGGTGTTGGACTTGATTGAGGGGTGGTCGCTGGAGAACAAGCACACGGCGTGGATTGCCAAGCATGCGCTGCGCAGCTTGATCAAGCAGGGAAACCAGCGGGCGCTGGCGATTATTGGGGCCAGCGGTAAGGCAGAGGTTGAGATTGTTGGGGTGAAGGTGGAGCCGGCGGTGATTCGGTTGGGGGAGAAGATTACGTTGTCGTTTGCGGTGAAATCCACGGTGGCGGAGAGTCAGCGGTTGGTGATTGATTATGCGATTGACTACGTTAAAGCCAATGGCAGCACTTCGGCGAAGGTGTTCAAGCTGAAGGCGTTGACGCTGCTTGGCAAGGCGACTGAACGAGTCAGTCGCGGTCAACAGATCAAGGAACTGACTACTCGGAAGCACTATGTGGGGAAACATGCGGTGCACATCATGGTGAACGGCGAACGCCTAGCCACCACCGCCTTCGAAATCCTAGCCTAA